The Corynebacterium confusum genome has a window encoding:
- a CDS encoding ATP-dependent DNA helicase, protein MTNAPHDPADPADPDSEAYREPLNHSTEELLSSAVEALGGARRDGQIRMADAVTKALDSQRHLAVQAGTGTGKSLAYLVPAIRHAHNTGSTVVVSTATLALQRQLVQRDLPRLVEALEPIMERKPTFAIMKGRSNYLCLNKVARAESLAEAESGLFEEAETTGLGAQVARLYDWADETDTGDREDLDRGVSDLAWRQVSVTSNECLGATRCPHGADCFAESARQAAAQVDIVVTNHALLAIDAVSQATILPEHSAVIIDEAHELDGRITSVSTAELTARGLKMAANRVKALGANGKETRLSEQADEFNLLLDEYSPGRWVDLPDEAKSQLSSLADTVEDIKSAIGRAPDNEQAQDPEKYAERQNLTNHLGSIVETVARLLDVFATGDPAAHEDVVWLDRDSRNGANTLAVAPLSISEMLHDNLFAEQTVVLTSATLTLGGRFDAMAAQWGLPQGTWDSLDVGTPFDPAKSGILYTAAGLPQPGRDGLSPATLDELQQLITAAGGRTLGLFSSRRAAEQAAEELRPKLPFEIFLQGEDSIGALVDKFSKQENSCLFGTLTLWQGVDVPGPACSLVTIDRIPFPRPDNPLMQARTEAAKAAGRNGFMEVSATHAALLMAQGAGRLLRATSDRGVVAVLDPRLETKRYGGFLRASMPPFWSTTRLETVLGALRRLVESR, encoded by the coding sequence GTGACAAACGCCCCGCACGACCCAGCAGACCCCGCCGACCCCGACAGCGAGGCTTATCGCGAGCCGCTCAACCACTCCACGGAGGAGCTGCTGTCCTCGGCTGTCGAAGCCCTGGGCGGCGCGCGGCGCGACGGGCAGATCCGTATGGCCGACGCGGTGACTAAGGCCCTGGATAGCCAGCGCCACCTCGCCGTGCAGGCCGGCACCGGCACGGGCAAGTCCCTGGCCTACCTGGTGCCCGCCATTCGGCACGCGCACAACACCGGCTCCACCGTGGTGGTCTCCACCGCGACGCTGGCCCTGCAGCGTCAGCTGGTCCAGCGCGACCTGCCGCGCCTAGTCGAGGCGCTCGAGCCCATCATGGAGCGCAAGCCCACCTTCGCCATCATGAAGGGCCGCTCGAACTACCTGTGCCTCAACAAGGTAGCACGGGCCGAATCCCTGGCCGAGGCGGAATCCGGGCTCTTCGAGGAAGCCGAAACCACGGGGCTAGGCGCCCAGGTCGCCCGCCTCTACGACTGGGCGGATGAGACCGACACCGGCGACCGCGAGGACTTAGACCGCGGGGTCAGCGACCTCGCCTGGCGGCAAGTCTCGGTCACCTCGAACGAGTGCCTGGGCGCTACCCGCTGCCCGCACGGGGCCGACTGTTTCGCGGAGTCCGCCCGGCAGGCGGCCGCCCAGGTCGACATCGTGGTCACGAACCACGCGCTGCTGGCTATCGATGCCGTCTCCCAGGCCACCATCCTGCCCGAGCATTCCGCGGTCATCATCGACGAGGCCCACGAGCTCGACGGCCGGATCACCTCCGTGTCCACGGCGGAGCTGACCGCGCGCGGCCTCAAGATGGCGGCCAACCGCGTTAAGGCGCTGGGCGCCAACGGCAAGGAGACCCGCCTGAGCGAGCAGGCCGACGAGTTCAATCTCCTCCTGGATGAGTACTCCCCGGGCCGCTGGGTGGACCTGCCGGACGAGGCCAAGTCCCAACTGTCTTCCCTGGCGGATACGGTCGAAGACATCAAGTCCGCCATCGGTCGTGCCCCCGACAACGAGCAGGCCCAGGACCCGGAGAAATACGCCGAGCGCCAGAACCTGACCAACCACCTGGGCTCGATTGTGGAGACCGTCGCGCGGCTGCTCGACGTCTTCGCGACCGGGGACCCGGCCGCGCACGAGGACGTCGTCTGGCTGGACCGGGACAGCCGCAACGGGGCGAACACCCTGGCGGTGGCGCCGCTGTCCATCTCGGAGATGCTCCACGACAACCTCTTTGCCGAACAAACCGTCGTGCTCACCTCGGCGACGCTGACCTTGGGCGGGCGCTTCGACGCGATGGCCGCCCAGTGGGGCCTGCCGCAGGGCACCTGGGACTCGCTGGACGTCGGCACTCCCTTCGACCCGGCCAAGTCCGGGATCTTGTACACCGCCGCAGGCCTGCCCCAGCCCGGCCGCGACGGCCTATCCCCGGCAACGCTCGACGAGCTGCAGCAGCTTATCACCGCCGCCGGCGGACGCACCTTGGGTTTGTTTTCTTCCCGCCGGGCCGCCGAGCAGGCCGCCGAGGAGCTGCGCCCGAAGCTGCCCTTCGAGATCTTCCTCCAGGGCGAGGATTCCATCGGCGCGCTGGTGGATAAGTTCAGCAAGCAGGAAAATTCCTGCCTGTTTGGCACGCTGACGCTCTGGCAGGGCGTGGACGTGCCCGGCCCGGCGTGCTCGCTTGTGACCATCGACCGCATCCCGTTCCCGCGACCCGACAACCCCCTGATGCAGGCGCGCACAGAGGCTGCCAAGGCCGCCGGCCGCAACGGCTTCATGGAGGTCTCGGCCACCCACGCCGCCCTCCTCATGGCGCAGGGCGCCGGCCGCCTGCTGCGCGCAACCAGCGACCGGGGCGTCGTCGCGGTACTGGACCCCCGCCTGGAGACCAAGCGCTACGGCGGCTTCCTGCGCGCCTCGATGCCGCCGTTTTGGTCCACCACGCGCCTGGAAACGGTGCTAGGCGCGCTTCGGCGCCTCGTTGAGAGCCGCTAA
- a CDS encoding peptidyl-tRNA hydrolase, producing the protein MGPEQAIDASFRTAHQRLQESCSSRDWHCDREDPNQPETVQAMQIALNLPKQDTPARHRVLEAAARAVVAVCLDERAGGDTAFAAALERWYGHRIRKVARRSRNKAWNDVQALPGVTVDVARAFVPSAVNGVDPLISKLQIGHTDLPADQPGVPAANAPVIYVDGSLGMSAGKAAAQVGHGSMLLAASLNVQAAWEWKQAGFALSVREVDHATFERAEAEPGAVVVVDAGFTEIAPDSVTVCALPHLLSV; encoded by the coding sequence ATGGGCCCCGAGCAGGCTATCGATGCCTCTTTCCGCACCGCCCACCAGCGGCTCCAGGAATCCTGCAGTTCGCGCGACTGGCACTGCGATAGGGAAGACCCCAATCAGCCGGAGACCGTCCAGGCCATGCAGATCGCGCTGAACCTGCCCAAGCAGGACACCCCGGCCCGCCACCGCGTGCTGGAAGCGGCCGCCCGGGCTGTGGTCGCGGTGTGCCTGGACGAGCGCGCCGGCGGCGATACGGCCTTCGCCGCGGCTCTGGAGCGCTGGTACGGCCACCGTATCCGCAAGGTGGCCCGCCGCAGCCGTAACAAGGCCTGGAACGACGTCCAGGCGCTGCCCGGGGTGACGGTCGACGTGGCGCGTGCATTCGTTCCCTCGGCGGTCAACGGGGTGGATCCGCTCATTAGCAAGCTGCAGATCGGCCACACGGACCTGCCCGCCGACCAGCCGGGCGTGCCGGCTGCGAACGCACCGGTCATCTACGTGGACGGCTCGCTCGGCATGAGCGCGGGCAAGGCCGCGGCCCAGGTCGGGCACGGCTCCATGCTGCTGGCCGCCAGCCTGAACGTTCAGGCGGCGTGGGAGTGGAAGCAGGCCGGGTTCGCCCTAAGCGTGCGCGAGGTCGACCACGCCACCTTCGAGCGGGCGGAAGCAGAGCCCGGGGCGGTAGTGGTCGTCGATGCCGGGTTCACCGAGATCGCCCCGGATTCGGTGACGGTGTGCGCCCTGCCGCACCTTCTAAGCGTCTAA
- the nrdI gene encoding class Ib ribonucleoside-diphosphate reductase assembly flavoprotein NrdI — protein sequence MLVVYFSSATENTRRFVEKLDFPNARIPLRLNDEPLTVNEPYVLVCPTYGGGASINHQNSRPVPRQVIRFLNDEHNRSLIRAVIAGGNSNFGTDFGKAGDVISAKCKVPYVYRFELLGNSDDVEICRSGLIANAQQLGLEPPLSA from the coding sequence ATGTTGGTCGTGTATTTTTCTTCCGCAACGGAAAATACGCGCCGCTTCGTGGAGAAGCTGGACTTCCCCAATGCGCGTATTCCCCTGCGTCTCAATGATGAGCCGCTGACTGTCAACGAACCCTACGTTCTGGTCTGCCCGACATACGGTGGGGGAGCGTCCATCAATCACCAAAACTCCCGCCCGGTTCCCCGGCAGGTCATCCGTTTCCTTAACGATGAACACAACCGGAGCCTCATCCGTGCGGTTATTGCGGGAGGCAATAGCAACTTTGGCACCGACTTCGGGAAGGCGGGGGACGTCATCTCCGCCAAGTGCAAGGTGCCGTACGTCTACCGCTTCGAACTACTTGGCAACTCCGACGACGTCGAGATCTGCCGCAGCGGTTTGATAGCGAACGCGCAGCAGCTAGGCCTCGAGCCCCCGCTGAGCGCGTAG
- the serB gene encoding phosphoserine phosphatase SerB, which yields MDNQALKDVVITTSGPDKPGVSAAFFRVLAAVGVELVDVEQAIFSGRIILAAYGRLDPALVEKAEAGLRNTLSIYQHTVTVEVGTDRSPRPRSSHVVVIMGATVTAEQMAALAQELANFDANIDRIRGLSRQPLTGLELSVTVAGDAAGLRARLAELAGRLGVDLAIEEAGLHRRAKRLVCFDCDSTLITGEVIEMLAARAGREAEVAAVTERAMRGELDFAESLRERVKALGGLDESVLAEVAADIELTPGARTTVATLKRLGFKVAVVSGGFLEVLQPLARELNLDYVRANTLAISDGKLTGEVTGKIVDRAAKAEYLREFAADCSVPMSQTVAVGDGANDIDMLSAAGLGIAFNAKSALKEVADAQVNHPYLDEVLQLLGIPSAEIEED from the coding sequence GTGGATAATCAAGCTTTAAAGGACGTAGTGATTACGACCTCGGGGCCGGACAAGCCCGGGGTATCGGCTGCCTTCTTCCGCGTGCTGGCGGCCGTTGGGGTGGAACTGGTGGACGTGGAGCAAGCTATCTTCTCCGGGCGCATCATCCTGGCAGCCTACGGGCGCCTCGACCCCGCGCTCGTCGAGAAGGCGGAGGCCGGGCTGCGCAATACGCTGAGCATCTACCAGCACACCGTCACCGTCGAGGTGGGCACGGATCGCTCCCCGCGGCCGCGCTCTAGCCACGTGGTGGTCATCATGGGGGCGACGGTGACCGCAGAACAGATGGCGGCGCTGGCGCAGGAGCTGGCCAACTTCGACGCCAACATCGACCGCATCCGGGGTCTGTCCCGGCAGCCGCTGACCGGTCTGGAGCTGTCCGTGACCGTGGCGGGCGATGCCGCCGGTTTGCGGGCCCGACTCGCTGAGCTGGCCGGGCGCTTGGGGGTGGACCTGGCTATCGAGGAGGCCGGCCTGCACCGCCGCGCCAAGCGCCTGGTCTGCTTCGACTGCGATTCGACCCTGATTACCGGCGAGGTCATCGAGATGCTCGCCGCCCGTGCCGGCCGCGAGGCGGAGGTTGCCGCGGTCACCGAGCGCGCCATGCGCGGCGAGCTCGACTTCGCGGAGTCCCTGCGCGAACGCGTCAAGGCCCTGGGCGGGCTGGACGAGTCGGTACTGGCGGAGGTCGCGGCTGATATCGAGCTCACCCCAGGCGCGCGCACCACGGTGGCTACTCTCAAGCGCCTGGGCTTCAAGGTCGCGGTGGTCTCCGGCGGCTTCCTGGAGGTCCTCCAGCCGCTGGCCCGCGAGCTTAACCTGGACTACGTGCGGGCCAACACCCTGGCCATTAGCGACGGGAAGCTGACCGGCGAGGTCACCGGGAAGATCGTCGACCGCGCGGCGAAGGCGGAATACCTGCGCGAATTCGCCGCGGACTGTAGCGTGCCCATGTCGCAGACCGTCGCGGTGGGCGACGGCGCCAACGACATCGATATGCTGAGCGCGGCGGGCCTGGGGATTGCCTTTAATGCCAAGTCGGCGCTCAAGGAGGTGGCCGACGCGCAGGTCAACCATCCGTACCTGGACGAGGTCCTGCAGCTGCTGGGCATCCCCTCCGCTGAGATTGAGGAGGACTAG
- the ctaD gene encoding aa3-type cytochrome oxidase subunit I encodes MTAVAPRLDDYVQPSRPEPTGHAKTGSKAWMMLTTTDHKQLGIMYLIMSFSFFFLGGLMALLIRAELFTPGLQFLSNEQFNQLFTMHGTVMLLLFATPVVWGFANYVLPLQIGAPDVAFPRLNAFGFWITTIGGVVMLAGFLTPGGAADFGWTMYLPLADSVHTPGIGADMWIVGVGATGVGTVASAINMVTTVLTLRAPGMTMFRMPVFTWTIFTASVVALMIFPLLLAAALGVLYDRKLGGHIYDSANGGAILWQHLFWFFGHPEVYVLALPFFGIVSEVVPVFARKPVFGYVGLVFATLSIGALSMAVWAHHMFVTGAVLLPFFSFMTFLIAVPTGMKFFNWVGTLWKGHITWDTPMIFAMGFMATFLFGGMTGVMLASPALDFHLAESYFLIAHFHYTLFGTVVFSAFAGLYFWFPKMTGRMLDERLGKIHFWLTFIGFHGTFLVQHWVGNMGMPRRYADYLESDGFTIYNQISTIFSFVLGASVIPLIWNVFKSWRYGEIVTVDDPWGYGNSLEWATTCPPPRHNFNSLPRIRSERPAFELHYPHMVERMRSEAHIGAGH; translated from the coding sequence ATGACCGCTGTGGCGCCACGGTTGGACGATTACGTCCAGCCTTCACGTCCAGAGCCGACGGGGCACGCTAAGACCGGCTCCAAGGCCTGGATGATGTTGACCACCACTGACCACAAGCAGCTGGGCATCATGTACCTGATCATGTCGTTCAGCTTCTTCTTCCTTGGTGGCCTGATGGCACTGCTGATCCGCGCTGAGCTGTTCACGCCGGGTCTGCAGTTCCTGTCCAACGAGCAGTTCAACCAGCTGTTCACCATGCACGGCACTGTGATGCTGCTGCTGTTCGCAACCCCGGTTGTCTGGGGTTTTGCTAACTACGTCCTGCCCCTGCAGATCGGTGCGCCGGATGTGGCCTTCCCGCGTCTGAACGCCTTCGGCTTCTGGATCACCACCATCGGTGGTGTCGTGATGCTGGCAGGCTTCCTGACCCCGGGTGGTGCTGCCGACTTCGGCTGGACCATGTACCTGCCGCTGGCGGACTCCGTCCACACCCCGGGCATTGGCGCTGACATGTGGATCGTCGGCGTTGGCGCCACCGGTGTCGGCACCGTTGCTTCCGCCATCAACATGGTCACCACCGTGCTGACCCTGCGTGCGCCGGGCATGACCATGTTCCGCATGCCGGTCTTCACCTGGACCATCTTCACCGCTTCCGTGGTGGCCCTGATGATCTTCCCGCTGCTGCTGGCTGCGGCACTGGGCGTTCTCTACGACCGCAAGCTGGGCGGCCACATCTACGATTCCGCTAACGGTGGCGCCATCCTGTGGCAGCACCTGTTCTGGTTCTTCGGTCACCCGGAGGTCTACGTTCTGGCCCTGCCGTTCTTCGGCATCGTCTCCGAGGTCGTCCCGGTCTTCGCCCGCAAGCCGGTCTTCGGCTACGTCGGCCTCGTCTTCGCCACCCTGTCCATCGGTGCGCTGTCGATGGCCGTCTGGGCTCACCACATGTTCGTCACCGGCGCGGTCCTGTTGCCGTTCTTCTCGTTCATGACGTTCCTGATTGCGGTCCCGACCGGTATGAAGTTCTTCAACTGGGTCGGCACCCTGTGGAAAGGCCACATCACCTGGGATACCCCGATGATCTTCGCCATGGGCTTCATGGCCACCTTCCTCTTCGGCGGTATGACCGGCGTTATGCTGGCCTCCCCGGCACTGGACTTCCACCTGGCTGAGTCCTACTTCCTGATTGCTCACTTCCACTACACCCTGTTCGGTACCGTGGTCTTCTCCGCCTTCGCGGGTCTGTACTTCTGGTTCCCGAAGATGACGGGCCGCATGCTGGATGAGCGTCTGGGCAAGATTCACTTCTGGCTGACCTTCATCGGCTTCCACGGCACCTTCCTGGTCCAGCACTGGGTTGGCAACATGGGCATGCCGCGTCGTTACGCCGACTACCTGGAGTCCGATGGCTTCACCATCTACAACCAGATTTCGACCATCTTCTCCTTCGTGCTGGGTGCTTCCGTCATCCCGCTGATTTGGAACGTGTTCAAGTCTTGGCGCTACGGCGAGATCGTCACCGTCGATGATCCGTGGGGCTACGGCAACTCCCTCGAGTGGGCCACCACCTGCCCGCCGCCGCGCCACAACTTCAACTCGCTGCCGCGTATCCGCTCCGAGCGTCCGGCGTTCGAGTTGCACTACCCGCACATGGTTGAGCGCATGCGCTCCGAGGCGCACATCGGTGCTGGACACTAA
- the nrdH gene encoding glutaredoxin-like protein NrdH gives MSIKLYTKPACMQCNATKKALDRAGLDYESVDISLDDEARDYVMALGYVSAPVVEANGEHWSGFRPDRIKELATLAASA, from the coding sequence ATGTCTATCAAGCTCTACACCAAGCCCGCCTGCATGCAGTGCAACGCCACCAAGAAGGCGCTGGACCGTGCCGGCCTGGACTACGAGTCCGTCGATATCTCCTTGGACGACGAGGCCCGCGACTACGTCATGGCCCTGGGTTACGTCTCCGCTCCTGTCGTGGAGGCTAACGGTGAGCACTGGTCCGGCTTCCGTCCGGACCGCATCAAGGAGCTGGCCACCCTGGCGGCGTCTGCGTAA
- the nrdE gene encoding class 1b ribonucleoside-diphosphate reductase subunit alpha, with protein sequence MDNQLGKTVAEPVKPEEKLDYHALNALLNLYDEDGKIQFHQDREAANQFFLQHVNQNTVYFHDLEEKIGYLVDNQYYDPAVIAKYEFSDIKDLFKRAYAFKFRFKSFLGAYKYYTSYTLKTFDGRRYLERFEDRVAMTALFLADGDVDFAGKIVDEIMTGRFQPATPTFLNAGKAQRGELVSCFLLRIEDNMESIGRSINSALQLSKRGGGVALLLSNIRESGAPIKHIENQSSGVIPVMKLLEDSFSYANQLGARQGAGAVYLNAHHPDILNFLDTKRENADEKIRIKTLSLGVVIPDITFELAKRNDDMYLFSPYDVERVYGKAFGDISVTEHYEEMVEDPRIRKKKINARHFFQTIAEIQFESGYPYIMFEDTVNRANPVKTGRINMSNLCSEILQVNSPSEFDADLSYRTLGNDISCNLGSLNIAMTMDSDNFAQTVETAIRGLTAVADMTAIDSVPSVRQGNDQSHAIGLGQMNLHGFLGREHIEYGSEEALDFTNAYFAAVLYASLRASLKIAQERGEAFAEFPQSEYATGEFFDRYDPAEFQPQTERVKELFANSTIHTPSAEEWEQLKQDVARDGLYNRNLQAVPPTGSISYINNSTSSIHPIASKIEIRKEGKIGRVYYPAPHMDNDNLEYFKDSYEIGYEKIIDTYAVATKYVDQGLSLTLFFKDTVTTRDINKAQIYAWRKGIKTLYYIRLRQMALEGTEVEGCVSCML encoded by the coding sequence GTGGATAATCAGTTGGGAAAGACTGTGGCAGAGCCGGTTAAGCCGGAGGAAAAGCTCGACTATCACGCGTTGAACGCGCTGTTGAACCTGTACGACGAAGACGGCAAGATTCAGTTCCACCAGGACCGTGAGGCTGCTAACCAGTTCTTCTTGCAGCACGTCAACCAGAACACGGTCTACTTCCACGACCTGGAAGAAAAGATCGGTTACCTGGTCGACAACCAGTACTACGACCCGGCGGTCATCGCGAAGTACGAGTTTTCCGACATCAAGGACCTGTTCAAGCGGGCCTACGCTTTCAAGTTCCGTTTCAAGTCCTTCCTGGGTGCGTACAAGTACTACACCAGCTACACGCTGAAGACCTTCGACGGCCGTCGCTACCTCGAGCGCTTCGAGGACCGCGTGGCCATGACCGCCCTGTTTTTGGCCGACGGCGACGTCGACTTCGCCGGCAAGATTGTCGACGAGATCATGACCGGCCGCTTCCAGCCGGCCACCCCGACCTTCCTGAACGCCGGCAAGGCCCAGCGCGGCGAGCTGGTCTCCTGCTTCCTGCTGCGTATCGAGGACAACATGGAGTCCATCGGGCGTTCCATTAACTCGGCCCTGCAGCTGTCCAAGCGCGGTGGCGGCGTGGCCCTGTTGCTGTCGAATATCCGCGAGTCCGGCGCGCCGATTAAGCACATTGAGAACCAGTCTTCCGGCGTCATCCCGGTCATGAAGCTGCTGGAGGACTCGTTCTCCTACGCCAACCAGCTGGGTGCCCGCCAGGGCGCCGGCGCGGTCTACCTGAACGCCCACCACCCGGACATCCTGAACTTCCTGGACACCAAGCGCGAAAACGCGGACGAGAAGATCCGCATCAAGACCCTCTCGCTCGGCGTGGTCATCCCGGATATCACCTTCGAGCTGGCCAAGCGCAACGACGACATGTACCTCTTCTCGCCGTACGACGTGGAGCGCGTCTACGGCAAGGCCTTCGGGGACATCTCCGTGACCGAGCACTACGAGGAAATGGTCGAGGATCCGCGCATCCGGAAGAAGAAGATCAACGCCCGCCACTTCTTCCAGACCATCGCGGAGATCCAGTTCGAGTCCGGCTACCCGTACATCATGTTCGAGGACACCGTGAACCGGGCTAACCCGGTCAAGACCGGCCGGATCAACATGTCCAACCTGTGCTCGGAGATCCTGCAGGTCAACTCCCCGTCGGAGTTCGACGCGGACCTGAGCTACCGCACCCTGGGCAACGACATCTCATGCAACCTGGGTTCGCTGAACATCGCCATGACGATGGACTCCGACAACTTCGCCCAGACCGTCGAGACCGCCATCCGCGGCTTGACCGCGGTCGCGGACATGACGGCTATCGATTCCGTCCCGTCCGTGCGCCAGGGCAACGATCAGTCCCACGCCATCGGCCTGGGCCAGATGAACCTGCACGGCTTCCTGGGCCGCGAGCACATCGAATACGGCTCCGAGGAGGCCCTGGACTTCACTAACGCCTACTTCGCGGCGGTGCTGTACGCCTCCCTGCGTGCCTCCCTGAAGATCGCGCAGGAGCGCGGTGAGGCCTTCGCGGAGTTCCCGCAGTCCGAGTACGCGACCGGCGAGTTCTTCGACCGCTACGACCCGGCGGAATTCCAGCCGCAGACCGAGCGCGTCAAGGAGCTTTTCGCCAACTCGACCATCCACACCCCGTCCGCCGAGGAGTGGGAGCAGCTTAAGCAGGACGTCGCCCGCGACGGCCTGTACAACCGGAACCTGCAGGCCGTGCCGCCGACGGGGTCCATCTCCTACATCAACAACTCGACGTCGTCCATCCACCCGATTGCCTCCAAGATTGAGATCCGCAAGGAAGGCAAGATTGGCCGCGTGTACTACCCGGCCCCGCACATGGATAACGACAATCTGGAGTACTTCAAGGACTCCTACGAGATTGGCTACGAGAAGATCATCGACACCTACGCTGTCGCCACGAAGTACGTGGACCAGGGTCTGTCGCTGACCTTGTTCTTCAAGGACACGGTCACCACCCGTGACATCAACAAGGCCCAGATCTACGCCTGGCGCAAGGGCATTAAGACCCTGTACTACATCCGCCTGCGCCAGATGGCGCTGGAAGGCACCGAGGTCGAAGGCTGCGTGTCCTGCATGCTCTAA
- the ykgO gene encoding type B 50S ribosomal protein L36: MKVRKSLRSLKKKPGAQVIRRHGKVFVINKKDPRFKARQG; the protein is encoded by the coding sequence ATGAAGGTCCGCAAGTCGCTTCGGTCGCTGAAGAAGAAGCCGGGCGCCCAGGTTATCCGCCGCCACGGCAAGGTCTTCGTGATCAACAAGAAGGATCCGCGTTTCAAGGCTCGCCAGGGCTAG
- a CDS encoding FadR/GntR family transcriptional regulator translates to MLAPTSQHPTPLLSSVLNQLGSEIVHGTIATGQTFTLLDICARFDISRTVAREAMRALEQLGLVASSRRVGITVLPMTEWVVYDQAVINWRLQSERTRSDQLGSLNELRLAIEPIAARLAAQRASAEECAELLALAIRLSELETSPSSRVGEELSTDLRFHTMILHASGNEMFAALAPSLLSIFKGKSVFGSPKRDPVAGTTRLHHELAAAIRDRDPDRAEHLSRIILDENWSSPHRDW, encoded by the coding sequence TTGCTTGCCCCCACCTCCCAGCACCCCACTCCCCTGCTGAGCTCCGTCCTCAACCAGCTCGGATCCGAAATCGTTCACGGGACCATCGCCACCGGCCAGACCTTCACCCTGCTGGATATCTGCGCCCGCTTCGATATCTCGCGGACCGTCGCCCGGGAGGCAATGCGCGCGCTGGAACAGCTCGGACTGGTAGCCTCCTCCCGGCGCGTAGGGATTACGGTCCTTCCCATGACCGAATGGGTGGTCTACGACCAAGCGGTGATCAACTGGCGGCTCCAGTCCGAGCGGACGCGCAGCGATCAGTTGGGTTCGCTGAACGAACTGCGGCTGGCCATCGAGCCCATCGCCGCGCGCTTGGCCGCGCAGCGCGCCTCCGCCGAGGAATGCGCCGAGCTCCTCGCGCTAGCCATCCGGCTATCCGAGCTGGAGACCTCCCCGTCCTCGCGCGTCGGCGAGGAGCTGTCCACCGACCTGCGCTTCCACACCATGATTCTCCACGCCTCCGGTAACGAAATGTTCGCCGCGCTGGCCCCCTCCCTGCTATCCATCTTCAAGGGCAAATCCGTCTTCGGCTCCCCCAAGCGCGACCCGGTCGCCGGCACCACGCGGCTCCACCATGAACTCGCCGCCGCCATCCGGGACCGCGATCCGGACCGCGCCGAGCACCTCTCGCGCATCATCCTGGACGAAAACTGGTCCAGCCCCCATCGCGACTGGTAA
- the nrdF gene encoding class 1b ribonucleoside-diphosphate reductase subunit beta, translating into MSHEYDAYVSGHDQPVKAINWNTIPDEKDLEVWDRLTGNFWLPEKIPVSNDIPSWKTLTEKEQETTMRVFTGLTLLDTIQGTVGAVSLLDDAVTLHEEAVYTNIAFMESVHAKSYSNIFMTLASTPMINDAFRWSEENENLQKKAKIVMSYYEGDDPLKKKVASTLLESFLFYSGFYLPMYFSSRAKLTNTADIIRLIIRDEAVHGYYIGYKYQQGVCKLDEAKQQELKEYTFDLLYDLYDNEIDYTEDLYDELGWTEDVKRFLRYNANKALNNLGYEGLFPADETRVSPSILSSLSPNADENHDFFSGSGSSYVIGKAEETTDDDWEF; encoded by the coding sequence TTGTCTCACGAGTACGATGCGTATGTTTCCGGCCATGACCAGCCGGTTAAGGCAATCAACTGGAACACCATTCCGGACGAAAAGGACCTCGAGGTCTGGGACCGACTGACGGGTAATTTCTGGTTGCCGGAAAAGATCCCGGTCTCCAACGACATCCCGAGCTGGAAGACGCTCACGGAAAAGGAGCAGGAGACCACCATGCGGGTCTTTACCGGCCTGACGCTGCTGGATACCATCCAGGGCACCGTCGGCGCGGTCAGCCTGCTGGATGACGCGGTCACGCTGCACGAGGAAGCGGTCTACACCAACATCGCCTTCATGGAATCGGTGCACGCTAAGTCCTACTCCAATATCTTTATGACGCTGGCGTCTACCCCGATGATTAACGACGCCTTCCGCTGGTCCGAGGAAAACGAGAACCTCCAGAAGAAGGCCAAGATCGTCATGTCCTACTACGAGGGCGACGATCCGCTGAAGAAGAAGGTCGCCTCCACGCTGTTGGAGTCCTTCCTGTTCTACTCCGGCTTCTACCTGCCGATGTACTTCTCATCCCGCGCCAAGCTGACGAACACCGCTGATATCATCCGGCTGATCATCCGCGACGAGGCCGTCCACGGCTACTACATCGGCTACAAGTACCAGCAGGGCGTGTGCAAGCTGGACGAGGCCAAGCAGCAGGAGCTGAAGGAATACACCTTCGACCTGCTCTACGATCTCTACGACAACGAGATCGACTACACCGAGGATCTCTACGACGAGCTGGGCTGGACCGAAGACGTCAAGCGCTTCCTGCGCTACAACGCCAACAAGGCCCTCAACAACCTGGGCTACGAGGGCCTCTTCCCAGCGGACGAGACCCGCGTCTCGCCATCCATCCTGTCCTCGCTGTCGCCGAACGCGGACGAGAACCACGACTTCTTCTCCGGCTCCGGCTCCTCCTATGTCATCGGCAAGGCAGAGGAGACCACCGACGACGACTGGGAATTCTAA